One window of Myxocyprinus asiaticus isolate MX2 ecotype Aquarium Trade chromosome 4, UBuf_Myxa_2, whole genome shotgun sequence genomic DNA carries:
- the LOC127439730 gene encoding nitric oxide synthase, inducible-like translates to MGKQIQATSIVNDKTTVPSKVIDRISRCPVAVHLRNYQNGSTHQDTLYQRAVQNTPCNSKTCEGSIMSPKSLIRGSPKITPGSSDILTQAVDFIDQYYKSFKIPNPTEHQARVDRVTLEITLTGSYTLTADELAFGAKQAWRNAPRCIGRIQWANLQDHKRLEALASDFQEYSTWKDFHRPTFSEVLEEFPSVKVPAAFILSQLPLLKPRLYSVSSSLDKLHLTISVVEYHTQGGQGPRHFGTCSTWFNTIKRGHGVPCFVHRSGGFHLPADPNTPVILIGAGSGIAPFRSFWQQRIHDMKKTGLKFSPMTLVFGCRDSEKDHLYKVETLKLRLDGILSNVSTAYSRQPDKPKMYVQDVLREQLSEKVLEVLHKNTGHLYACDVVCTLQEILASKTGMTITEAGEYPERLKGEKRYHQDIFGA, encoded by the exons ATGGGAAAGCAAATCCAAGCCACAAGTATTGTAAATGACAAAACAACTGTGCCATCTAAGGTGA TCGACCGCATCAGTCGATGCCCAGTTGCTGTTCATTTGAGAAACTATCAGAATGGCTCGACGCACCAAGATACCCTATATCAAAGAGCAGTTCAG AATACGCCCTGCAATTCAAAAACTTGCGAGGGCTCCATAATGAGTCCCAAATCTCTGATACGCGGCTCACCCAAAATCACACCAGGCTCCTCTGACATCCTCACCCAAGCAGTGGATTTCATCGACCAGTACTACAAATCATTCAAAAT TCCTAATCCAACGGAACACCAGGCTCGGGTTGATAGGGTCACACTGGAGATCACCCTGACCGGATCCTACACACTCACTGCAGATGAACTCGCCTTTGGGGCCAAACAAGCGTGGAGAAACGCGCCGAGGTGCATTGGCAGGATTCAGTGGGCCAATTTACAG GATCATAAACGGCTGGAGGCACTTGCATCA GATTTCCAGGAATATTCTACATGGAAAGATTTCCACAGGCCCACTTTCTCTGAGGTGCTTGAAGAATTTCCCTCTGTAAAAGTCCCTGCAGCCTTCATTCTCAGCCAGCTTCCTCTGCTGAAGCCCCGTTTGTACTCCGTCAGCTCCTCATTGGACAAGCTCCACCTCACAATTTCTGTGGTTGAATACCACACTCAGG GTGGACAGGGACCACGGCATTTTGGCACCTGCAGCACGTGGTTTAACACCATCAAAAGAGGACACGGGGTACCCTGCTTTGTTCATCG CTCGGGTGGATTCCATCTCCCGGCAGACCCCAACACTCCAGTTATTTTAATAGGGGCTGGGAGTGGAATTGCTCCTTTCCGCAGCTTCTGGCAACAGCGCATCCATGACATGAAAAAGACAG gtCTGAAATTTAGTCCGATGACATTGGTATTTGGGTGTCGTGATTCAGAAAAAGACCATCTGTATAAAGTAGAAACTCTTAAGTTGAGACTTGATGGTATTCTGAGCAACGTCAGTACAGCTTACTCTCGCCAGCCTGATAAACCAAAG ATGTATGTCCAGGATGTCTTGAGGGAACAGCTAAGTGAAAAGGTCTTGGAGGTTCTACACAAGAACACTGGTCATCTCTATGCCTGTGATGTTGTGTGCACTTTGCAGGAGATTCTAGCAAGCAAAACTGGCATGACTATCACAGAGGCTGGAGAATATCCAGAGAGGTTAAAG GGAGAGAAGAGATATCATCAAGACATTTTTGGAGCCTAA